The Solibacillus isronensis genomic sequence TTCAGTAAGTAGTCAGCCAAATACTTTGCGGAAAGCGGTTCTCCGGTACCTTCCAATATTAACTCATTCGGTTTCTTCAATGCACCGAATTGATGGACTTTATTCGTTAGCCAATCTTTAATAGGTGCTAATTCTCCCCGTTCGCAAAGCTCATCGAAGTTCGGAATGTCCTGATCCATTGCAAATTTCCATTGCGCAGCATACATGAAACCTAGCGCATAGCTTGGGAAGTAGCCAAAGCTGCCGTCACTCCAGTGCATATCCTGCAGTACACCTTCTGCATCATTTTGCGGACGTATCCCTAAATATTCTTCGTATTTTTCATTCCAAACGCGCGGCAAATCTTCCGCCTGTAAATCTCCATTGAAAATCTCTCGCTCAATTTCATAGCGGATCACTATATGAAGCGGATAAGTAAGCTCGTCTGCCTCAATACGTATTAACGAAGGCTCTGAGAAATTGATTGCCTTTAAAAATGCTTCTGCCGGTACGTCCCCAAATTGTTCAGGAGAATGCTTTTGTAAAATAGCGTAATGATGTTTCCAGAAGCTTTCATTTCGTCCGATAATGTTTTCATAAAATAAAGATTGAGATTCATGAATTCCCATCGAAGCACCTGTAGATAATGGCAGGCCGTTTAATGAGGCATCAATATTTTGCTCGTATAAAGCATGTCCACATTCATGAATCGTACCAAAAACAGCGGAACGGAAATCATTTTCATCATACTTTGTTGTAATCCGGATATCTCCGCTGTTTAAACCGATCATGAATGGATGAACCGTCTCATCTAACCGACCTGCTTCAAAGTCGTAGCCAAGCTGCTTCAGCAATTCCAGTGAAGCTGCATGTTGTCCGCTTTTCGGGAAGCGTTTAAATAATAGGGAAGTGTCCGGTTTGTTTTTAGATTCACTGATTGCCTTTACTAAAGGAACGATTGTAGCCTTCAGCTCACCAAATAACACGTCAAGCTTATCCGTCGTCATATTTGGTTCATATTTATCCAATAGTGTATTATAGGCAGAACCGTTTTTAATACCCCAGTACTGAACAAACCGTTTCTGATAATCGATTACTTCTTTTAAGTACGGTAAGAAAATCTGGAAATCTGATTTTTCCTTTGCCTTTTCCCATGCTGCTTCCGATTTCGCTTTTAAAATCGTGTAAGCTTTAAATTCCTCAGCCGGTATCTTTTTAGACTCGTCATATTCTTTCTTAACTTCTTCATAAAGACGCTGTGTCACAAAGTCCAAATTTCCATTTTGAAGCTCAGACAGTATTTTCCCCAGTTCGTCACTCGTTTGGAGAGCAAATAATTCTGCAGACAATGTTCCGATCACTTCCGCACGTTGCTCCAACCCTTTTCGGGGAGCCCCTGTACGCATATCCCAATAAATAACGGAAAGCGCCTCTGAATAGTTTTGCATTTTCTTCACATAATTAATAAAAGTTTGTTGCATAATAGGTTACTCACTCCTTTCACATTTATTATATAGTACTTGGAATCTGTTTTTTTAGTATAAAATATAAA encodes the following:
- a CDS encoding carboxypeptidase M32; protein product: MQQTFINYVKKMQNYSEALSVIYWDMRTGAPRKGLEQRAEVIGTLSAELFALQTSDELGKILSELQNGNLDFVTQRLYEEVKKEYDESKKIPAEEFKAYTILKAKSEAAWEKAKEKSDFQIFLPYLKEVIDYQKRFVQYWGIKNGSAYNTLLDKYEPNMTTDKLDVLFGELKATIVPLVKAISESKNKPDTSLLFKRFPKSGQHAASLELLKQLGYDFEAGRLDETVHPFMIGLNSGDIRITTKYDENDFRSAVFGTIHECGHALYEQNIDASLNGLPLSTGASMGIHESQSLFYENIIGRNESFWKHHYAILQKHSPEQFGDVPAEAFLKAINFSEPSLIRIEADELTYPLHIVIRYEIEREIFNGDLQAEDLPRVWNEKYEEYLGIRPQNDAEGVLQDMHWSDGSFGYFPSYALGFMYAAQWKFAMDQDIPNFDELCERGELAPIKDWLTNKVHQFGALKKPNELILEGTGEPLSAKYLADYLLNKYTQLYNL